A window of Kwoniella newhampshirensis strain CBS 13917 chromosome 9, whole genome shotgun sequence contains these coding sequences:
- a CDS encoding 40S ribosomal protein eS25 yields the protein MPPQVKSKAQKAAAAQAGSKAGKKKKWSKGKVKDKASNAVIVDKPVFDRIVKEVPTYKLISQSVLIDRMKINGSLARRAIAYLEKEGLIKRVVHHHAQLIYTRATAATAE from the exons ATGCCTCCTCAAGTCAAGTCAAAGGCCCAAAAGGCCGCCGCCGCTCAGGCCGGTTCCAAAGCTGG taagaagaagaagtggtCCAAGGGAAAGGTGAAGGACAAGGCCAGTAACGCCGTCATCGTTGACAAGCCCGTCTT CGACCGTATCGTCAAGGAAGTCCCCACCTACAAGCTCATCTCCCAATCCGTTCTCATCGACCGAATGAAGATTAACGGTTCCCTCGCCCGACGAGCCATCGCCTacctcgagaaggagggttTGATCAAGCGAgtcgtccaccaccacgCTCAACTCATCTACACCAGGGCGACTGCTGCTACTGCCGAGTAG
- a CDS encoding 4-aminobutyrate aminotransferase, producing the protein MLARSTIRALRTRGSASPRPLPQASRAFSSLDLIPDEPVRPSVVTDKVPGPKGVAASAEIDAIQDARTHVVVPNYELSKGNYLVDADGNVLLDVFAQISSIALGYNVPALLEMARSDEFVKAAMNRPALGSFPPIQWASWLKTGLLTVAPKGLDQLVTTLCGSSANETAFKCSFMAYRQRERGSPEVAFTKEEMDSCMLNHSPGSPQLSVLSFKSGFHGRLFGSLSATRSKAIHKIDIPAFDWPCAPFPELRYPLSEYVAENEAEEKRCLEEYEQILTESKTTRPVAAVIIEPILSEGGDKHASNSFFRSLRLIAKKHGAFFIVDEVQTGVGATGTFWAHEKWGLQEGEEPDFVTFSKKMQAAGVFHKKETRPNAPYRNYNTWMGDPIRILQAREMLKLIKENDLVSHTAQTGALLTSSFESLFTSSGAAGKVSNFRGQGEGTYLAWDMASPQMRDHFLGKMRLNGVQIGGCGEQAVRLRPMLTFGEKHAEVLVGTVEKVLTEL; encoded by the exons ATGCTTGCCCGATCGACAATCCGTGCGCTTCGCACAAGAGGTTCGGCCTCACCTCGACCCCTTCCTCAAGCCTCTAgagccttctcctccctcgatctcatcccGGACGAGCCCGTCCGTCCTTCAGTCGTCACGGACAAGGTCCCAGGTCCGAAGGGCGTCGCCGCG TCCGCTGAGATCGACGCAATCCAAGATGCAAGGACACATGTAGTGGTACCCAACTATGAGCTATCCAAAG GGAACTACCTCGTCGATGCCGATGGAAATGTCTTGCTGGATGTGTTCGCTCAGATCTCCTCGATAGCGCTGGGGTACAACGTCCCTGCTCTACTGGAGATGGCTCGATCG GACGAATTCGTCAAGGCCGCGATGAACAGGCCCGCGCTTGGCTCTTTCCCTCCAATTCAATGGGCGTCTTGGCTCAAAACTGGCTTGTTGACGGTCGCACCGAAGGGTTTGGACCAGCTTGTCACCACACTATGTGGAAGTAGTGCCAACG AGACCGCCTTTAAGTGTTCATTCATGGCTTATAGgcagagagaaagaggcaGCCCCGAGGTCGCTTTCACCAAGGAAGAAATGG ACTCATGTATGCTCAACCACTCGCCTGGATCACCGCAACTGTCtgtcctctccttcaaatCAGGCTTCCATGGCCGTCTGTTCGGTAGTCTGAGTGCTACTCGAAGCAAAGCTATCCACAAA ATTGACATCCCTGCTTTTGACTGGCCTTGTGCTCCTTTCCCTGAGCTCAGATACCCACTCTCAGAATATGTTGCAGAGaacgaagcggaagagaagcgaTGCCTGGAGGAGTACGAGCAGATCTTGAccgagag CAAGACAACCCGACCAGTTGCAGCAGTCATCATCGAGCCTATCCTTTCCGAAGGAGGTGACAAACACGCCTCAAACTCATTTTTCCGATCACTTCGACTTATTGCAAAGAAGCACGGCGCTTTCTTCATAGTGGATGAAGTTCAGACCGGTGTCGGTGCTACCGGAACCTTTTGGGCTCATGAGAAGTGGGGATTGCAAGAGGGCGAAGAGCCGGACTTTGTCACTTtttcgaagaagatgcaaGCTGCCGGCGTGTTCcacaagaaggagacgagaCCAAACGCACCTTACAGAAACTACAACACctggatg GGTGACCCCATTCGAATCCTTCAAGCAAGAGAGATgctcaagctgatcaaagAGAACGATCTTGTCTCCCATACTGCGCAAACCGGTGCGCTtctcacctcgtcattCGAATCCCTCTTCACATCTTCCGGGGCCGCTGGGAAAGTCTCGAACTTCCgtggtcaaggagaaggtacCTACCTTGCGTGGGACATGGCTTCGCCACAGATGAGAGATCACTTCTTGGGTAAGATGAGATTGAATGGTGTTCAGATTGGGGGATGCGGCGAACAGGCTGTGAGACTGAGACCAATGTTGACGTTTGGGGAGAAACATGCGGAAGTATTAGTGGGGACTGTCGAGAAAGTCCTCACGGAACTCTAG